Proteins from a single region of Thermococcus sp.:
- a CDS encoding HdeD family acid-resistance protein yields the protein MKKFGGENVEYGEVKQNWVWLLGLGIIFMTLGFAGLLLLPLVSITSVAIFGAFMLVGGTLQVIQGIAKAKDWKSRTLHIIMGVVYIIGGIATLENPVLATTVLTLVLGFSLMIIGAIRIGVAFQNRDISQWALMTLSGVLTVILGFLIVIQWPWSSLWAIGLFVSVDLIMSGANFIAIALSAKAEHEATTKTAAG from the coding sequence GTGAAAAAATTTGGGGGTGAGAACGTGGAATACGGAGAGGTTAAGCAGAACTGGGTATGGCTTTTGGGACTCGGGATAATCTTCATGACGCTGGGCTTCGCCGGGTTACTGTTGCTACCCCTGGTTAGCATAACGAGTGTCGCCATTTTCGGTGCCTTCATGCTCGTCGGCGGAACACTGCAGGTCATACAGGGAATCGCCAAGGCCAAGGACTGGAAGAGCAGAACCCTACACATCATCATGGGTGTTGTGTACATAATAGGCGGTATAGCAACGCTTGAAAACCCGGTTCTGGCAACGACAGTTCTGACTCTCGTTCTGGGCTTCTCTCTGATGATAATAGGTGCTATAAGGATTGGCGTTGCGTTCCAGAACAGGGACATCAGCCAGTGGGCTCTGATGACACTCTCGGGTGTCCTGACGGTAATCCTGGGGTTCTTGATAGTTATTCAGTGGCCTTGGTCGAGCCTCTGGGCGATTGGGCTCTTTGTATCGGTTGACCTGATAATGAGCGGTGCAAACTTCATAGCGATAGCACTTAGCGCGAAGGCCGAACA
- a CDS encoding YkgJ family cysteine cluster protein codes for MRFKPRPFTKPVHFRCLYCLDCCRGRHIYLTLKDIEGIVKAGYDPQDFVTFSVEGDKIRFVLAIREWDLGCVFHDPETGKCRIHSVRPLICRIYPFMVSRKPLGVDGEKPFEYKGETLWLYYDEGCPGINAEEPEVVISPEEIAKLGLEFEQEFERTDMNGFAKLLDGLEK; via the coding sequence ATGCGCTTCAAACCAAGACCCTTCACGAAACCTGTGCACTTTAGGTGCCTCTACTGTCTCGACTGTTGCAGGGGGAGGCACATTTACCTTACTCTCAAGGACATCGAGGGGATAGTCAAGGCTGGCTATGACCCACAGGATTTCGTAACCTTTTCTGTCGAGGGAGATAAGATACGCTTCGTCCTTGCTATTAGGGAGTGGGATTTGGGATGCGTTTTCCACGACCCCGAGACTGGAAAGTGCAGGATTCATTCGGTGAGGCCCCTTATATGCAGGATTTACCCCTTTATGGTCTCGCGTAAGCCTCTCGGCGTTGATGGGGAGAAGCCGTTTGAATACAAAGGCGAGACCCTCTGGCTCTATTACGACGAGGGCTGTCCTGGGATAAACGCGGAGGAGCCGGAAGTCGTGATAAGCCCCGAGGAGATAGCGAAACTCGGCTTGGAGTTCGAGCAAGAGTTCGAAAGAACCGATATGAACGGCTTTG